Proteins from a genomic interval of Daphnia pulex isolate KAP4 chromosome 4, ASM2113471v1:
- the LOC124192228 gene encoding NADH dehydrogenase [ubiquinone] 1 alpha subcomplex subunit 8-like: MVLTKEITIPSEEELTVQEVEISTPGLRAASFHMGKACENVNNEFMLCRQECQDPRKCLNEGKAVTACSLDFFRKIKKNCAVEFTQFANCLDRSSPDFSFKPCRKTQAVFDKCMLDNLKIERPYFGYFSEVKVHHTERPRPEVKKQEYPDAPLPVPDDLPLQPAKFGKRSL, translated from the exons ATGGTTTTAACTAAAGAAATAACCATTCCGAGTGAAGAAGAATTAACAGTTCAAGAAGTAGAAATTAGTACCCCAGGACTGAGGGCTGCATCTTTTCATATGGGCAAAGCATGTGAAAATGTTAACAAT GAATTTATGCTTTGCCGTCAAGAATGTCAGGATCCTCGTAAATGTCTGAATGAAGGAAAAGCTGTTACTGCCTGttcccttgatttttttcgcaagattaaaaagaattgtgcAGTTGAGTTCACACAATTTGCAAATTGTTTGGATCGCTCAAGTCCTGATTTCAGCTTTAAACC GTGTAGAAAAACACAAGCAGTCTTTGACAAGTGTATGCTTGATAACTTGAAAATCGAACGTCCGTATTTTGGTTACTTTTCTGAAGTAAAAGTTCATCACACAGAGAGACCAAGACCTGAAGTGAAAAAGCAAGAATATCCGGACGCGCCACTACCAGTCCCTGATGATTTACCCTTGCAACCAGCTAAGTTTGGCAAGCGTTCACTCTAA